The proteins below come from a single Campylobacter sp. CCUG 57310 genomic window:
- a CDS encoding phosphoribosylanthranilate isomerase — MKTELKICGIKSETEAKNVLELGVKFIGVILAKSPRQVDIKTARQIANLAHKFGAKCVGVFVGASECSLTSRGEQSSCEIMEICEFARLDVAQIYGDISENLYANLKDLGVSVWKVLSVKDELIATNEPHDLVLYDYKGENLGGNGVSFDWKILKDLKPFSFALAGGIDETNAFEALKFKPKILDINSRVEDENMIKIPSKIKEILDIVNKEEGNEH; from the coding sequence ATGAAAACAGAGCTTAAAATTTGCGGTATCAAAAGCGAAACTGAAGCCAAAAACGTGCTTGAACTCGGAGTAAAATTTATCGGCGTAATCCTTGCAAAAAGCCCAAGGCAAGTAGATATCAAAACCGCTAGGCAAATAGCGAATTTAGCTCATAAATTCGGTGCAAAATGCGTAGGGGTATTTGTCGGTGCAAGCGAGTGCTCTTTAACGTCAAGAGGCGAGCAAAGCAGTTGTGAGATAATGGAAATTTGCGAATTTGCAAGACTTGACGTGGCTCAAATTTACGGAGATATAAGCGAAAATTTATATGCGAATTTAAAGGATCTTGGCGTAAGTGTTTGGAAAGTTTTAAGCGTAAAAGACGAACTTATCGCCACAAACGAACCACATGATTTGGTGCTTTATGATTATAAAGGCGAAAATTTAGGCGGAAACGGAGTGAGCTTTGACTGGAAAATTTTAAAAGATTTAAAGCCTTTTAGTTTCGCATTAGCAGGCGGTATAGACGAAACAAACGCGTTTGAAGCGCTTAAATTTAAACCTAAAATTTTGGATATAAACTCACGAGTCGAAGATGAAAATATGATAAAAATTCCAAGCAAGATAAAAGAAATTTTAGACATCGTAAATAAGGAAGAAGGCAATGAACACTAA
- the trpD gene encoding anthranilate phosphoribosyltransferase: MILLIDNYDSFVFNVEQYIKELTDEEVISVRNDKITLEEIRKLNPSKIVLSPGPKHPKDSGICLEILKSDLNLPILGICLGHQAIGLVGGAVIKRLKKPFHGKTSFIDVLEESPLFEGLPAKFEVMRYHSLYVDELPSNLKPLAISDDGVIMALREVNRPVFGIQFHPESYFTQYGKKIIENFLNFKSEAKIQESEPANFKRFLIKLQDNVGLDDRDFEQICALIASKDYEITQLAALLVLISEKSLYPKSLASLVKNILKYSQTYRDASPMIDLCGTGGDGLKTINISTAVSFILASLGVKVAKHGNKAISSRSGSSDVLEGINLTMSNSLSTLRELLDEKNLAFFHAPFFHPLVAEVKEVRARLGIRTVFNVLGPMLNPNLSLKNQLVGVYHKPVLKLYAQTLKLLGREHALVVRGEDGLDEISLCDETKIIELKNGEIYEYSVTPEQFGFKRAFHSEIEGGTPEENAQTLVKILKGEERGAKFDIVVLNAMFALYTANFVANPMDAKDVIVKAIDSGQVYEYFKDYIGVKS, translated from the coding sequence CAAACATCCAAAAGATAGCGGAATTTGTCTTGAAATTTTAAAAAGCGATCTAAACTTGCCTATTTTGGGAATTTGCCTTGGACATCAGGCGATCGGACTAGTCGGCGGTGCAGTCATAAAGCGTCTTAAAAAGCCGTTTCACGGCAAGACTTCATTTATCGATGTGCTTGAAGAAAGCCCGCTTTTTGAAGGATTGCCGGCCAAATTTGAGGTTATGCGCTACCACTCGCTTTATGTTGATGAATTGCCGTCAAATTTAAAACCGCTTGCGATCAGCGATGATGGGGTAATAATGGCGCTTCGCGAAGTTAATCGCCCGGTTTTTGGCATACAGTTTCACCCTGAAAGCTACTTCACGCAATACGGCAAAAAAATAATCGAAAATTTTCTAAACTTTAAAAGCGAAGCCAAAATACAAGAGAGCGAACCTGCAAATTTCAAGAGGTTTTTAATCAAGCTTCAAGATAACGTCGGGCTTGACGATAGGGATTTTGAGCAAATTTGCGCGCTGATAGCTTCAAAGGATTACGAGATAACGCAGCTTGCAGCGCTTTTAGTGCTAATTAGCGAAAAGAGTCTTTATCCAAAGAGTCTTGCAAGCCTCGTTAAAAACATCTTAAAATACTCCCAAACCTACCGCGACGCTTCGCCTATGATAGATCTGTGCGGAACTGGCGGTGACGGGCTTAAGACGATAAATATCTCAACTGCGGTGTCGTTTATCCTTGCAAGCCTTGGCGTTAAAGTCGCAAAGCACGGCAATAAGGCGATTTCAAGCAGATCTGGCAGCTCGGATGTGCTTGAAGGCATAAATTTAACCATGTCAAATTCACTAAGCACGCTAAGAGAGCTGCTTGATGAGAAAAATTTAGCCTTTTTCCATGCGCCGTTTTTTCATCCGCTAGTTGCCGAGGTCAAAGAAGTGCGAGCACGCCTTGGCATAAGGACGGTGTTTAACGTACTTGGGCCTATGCTAAATCCAAATTTAAGCCTTAAGAACCAACTTGTAGGCGTATATCACAAGCCTGTTTTAAAGCTTTATGCGCAGACTTTAAAGCTACTTGGGCGCGAGCATGCACTGGTGGTGCGCGGCGAGGACGGGCTTGATGAAATAAGTTTATGCGATGAGACAAAGATAATCGAGCTTAAAAACGGCGAAATTTACGAATACTCCGTAACTCCGGAGCAGTTTGGCTTTAAGCGAGCATTTCATAGCGAGATAGAGGGTGGGACTCCCGAAGAAAACGCACAAACTTTGGTTAAAATTTTAAAAGGCGAAGAAAGAGGAGCCAAATTTGACATAGTCGTGCTAAACGCGATGTTTGCGCTTTATACGGCAAATTTTGTCGCAAACCCGATGGACGCAAAGGACGTTATAGTCAAGGCGATTGATAGCGGGCAAGTTTATGAGTATTTTAAAGATTATATCGGGGTAAAATCATGA